The window TTTATGACACAATAAACCCCGAATGTTTAATGTATAAATCGTCTCTACAGTATTATTTCAATATACATATGTAAAACATCAAAAAATCCACTAGTACAGATGGATTAAACAAGCTTCCTCAtattcacttcttcatttcctgTCATCCAAATACTAGTACACACATGAGCAACTATTGCCCAGCCTAATAAAGCTTGATATAACATCTTATATCTTGTTCTGCGTGAAGAGAAAAAGATCGAGAGAGGGGCAACTAAGAAGATGGGTTTGTCACATGATGCTGCTCCGACTTTCAAATCCTATGGGGTTCCTCATGGCTCAACTGGTATGCCTttctattacaattatttacaatattttctctttttcttatgattttgagtggaattgcgaaaggtgttgattttaatcttgtttgtttgtgtgtatttgtttgtttgtttaatccctgtgttttgtttggtttttggtgttttgGGCGATTTTCATGTTACATGTGATACGTTTCGTTGTTCGCTTCGCATACGACGAGGCAACTTGAtcgatagcatagcggtggtggcCGATGGTGGCGGTGACGGCGGTTTTAGGACGggatccggtttcagaaaggaaagcgcgctaattgtgccttaattgagggcggtaattgtgcctcgttaattatgcctctttattgagggcataaattgtgcctcaattattgagggcgtaaattatgcctctttattgagggcgttaattgggccttatttgagggcgttaattgtgtcttaattaaggatattaatattttattattatgccttaattaagagcttaattgtctcaatcatgagttatcatgattgtgggaatattttgatgtaatatgttaaatatatcgacttatattcttttgtttctattgttttattttcaggattcttggaagaaggccggttttcttttcggacattaaagttttattgtctaaatttccccggtcatcttgcatgtccgacggttagataataagctttcttgaatgaaagaattatcacggtgatttgccgattctcgttgagatttattctcattttcaaaaaaaaaaaaaaaatatacatatgtaaATTATACTTTATGTATCATAGTATTCAAAATAACTAACAACTTCAAGCAGGACACATCAATTTTATATTGAGTATATTTTATGAATTCAAACTATTTCATATACAGTAACTGTTATCAACTATCAAGATGGTCAATTTTTATTCTGAGATTTGTGACATTTGTCTATGTGATACTACTtcatctcaaattagatgagctagttgaatttgggcacgtaacttaaggtgtattgaccgtctagttccgaaatttatttttttaatttttttttgtaaatgaaaattttatatttaaatttttatttgcaaaaataaacttttaaaaataggtaatgtaggtttcaaaaaaaaaaaggtaatgTATTATGTAGCTATGCAGTCAATGgactttaaaatgcgtgtccGAATTCAACaagttcatctaatttgggatggagtaatataaattttaaattctcataTTTGCTTTCTATGCCAATATGTGTTGTGATTGTTTAATTTCTTTGAATGTAAAAACATTAATGTCCATTCTTTTTAAGCCAAACACTATGTTGGTAATTTTTATCGTGATTCGTGatgcataaatatttttatccgATAGGGTTTTACAAATCATTGAATATGACAATATTCATACCTATGTAACATGAAACATATATAGTatacaattattttattttatttattatgatttaaaaaacTAGGTCTCGTGAGATAAATCATAAATCAGGTCTATCCGGTCTGAAGTGCGCTTTGCCACTTTACTAGTTTTTAGAAAGTCGACCCGGTTAAAATCAAAGCCCGATCTGTTATATATGACAAAATGAATTAAACTGAAAAAATCAGGCCGGTGATGACAAAAAGCAAGTATGAAGCTTGCTATCACAAGCATCGAGAACCAGATAAACTATGACGGCAAAATCAGAGACGCAGCCTCAACTTTTGACTCTGCCTTTCATCACCACAACAACATTGCTCCGCTCCGCGCAAACATGTGACATAGTGAAATCAATAATCAGAAGCAAAATAAACCGACATTGTGTAATCATGTTAAGCTGATAGCTATcatgataatataatatgaCGTAAATTTGCAGTAGGAAATTTGATTTCGAACTCATTCGGCTCCCCTATATATACAGAAGCTGCTATAATCGAAACAACAACAATCATACAGAATACAGAAAACATTCggcaaaaatttaaaacattgtAAATCATAATGGCAACTTTCGGACGATGTTGTATCAGTATGATGCTTGTTGTCTTAGTTCTGACCAGCTGCTCAGTACTTAATGTTTCTGCAAAGGTTGCACTCTACACGAATGAGTCACTCCGCGCTGGCGATCAGCTCAGCAATCGGGGCTTCACACTTGCAATGCAAGCCGACTGCAACCTGGTGCTTTACGACAACTCAAATGCGATATGGAGTACAGGGACTGCTGGCAAGGGACGCGATTGCTATGCGACGATGCAGGGGGACGGGAACTTGGTGATTTACGGTGCTCAAGGTGTAGTCTGGTCCAGTAATACTGTGAGAGGTCTTGACAAGTATGAATTGATTGTTCAGGAAGACAGGAACGTTGTCATATACAAAGGAGCTGCACGAAAGTCTATTTGGGATACTAAGACTTATTTTCATGCCTAAGTACTCGGCTTCACTTGAAGACTCTGTATACATGTTCTGTCTGTTCTGTCTTTGTTTACGAAGCAGATGAATTAATAAAGATTTCGTATTCTATATAATCACTCTCCTGGTATTATTTCAGTCATCCATGTTGTTAAGTAGTGAAGGCGGTCGGTTAGTCCGACGGATGTTGTAAAAAATTggatatctatatatttattttaccaGGTTCTATTTATGATTTTACCAGGTTGGATGCTATGAATGGGAGTAGCAGGAAAATGGTTGCAGGAAATGGAAGCAAAATCTCGTCTAACAAAACTCAGAAAATTGAGTGACGACAATAACAGACCATTTTGATCAtaattattttcagaaaattcaCCGCAAAAGGTCATAACCAGACTCCCGACTCCTCTTGCCATCACATTTCCATTTTCAGAAAAATGACCTTCTTAGGTGGATGGACGATTATGTTCAACCGGTTTTGTACACATTAAAGAGAGATTTTTGTTTTAAACCGATCTAAAATATAGTCGACTCTGATCGTTCAGTTTTAAAAATGATCATGGAAATAATATTAGTCGAATAGATTTAGTTTTAATTCTCAAATCTGATTAggttaagaaaattatataattgatcACAAACCGtcgaatttaaattttaatatggcGTCATGTTTATAAAATGATAGTCCAAAAtcgttattttaaatattttttcgaaAATGAAATTCCACCGATACAGAGATCAGTTACGTATGTCTGAATAAATCGTTTTAATCAACCGGTATAAGATTAACTACCGTGTACGATcgacttttttataattttatttttttttgtaaagccTACATACACGTAgttgaattgtatcgaaatataATAAACCGCATTAGgaatttctttctttcaagaaagtttatcatctaaccgaaagtcatgcaagcataactccggacgcttagacaataaagTTTAAATGAATAAGTAAAGAAAACCCATAAATCTCGTAGCTTCCAGAATATGctgaaaaaacaaatcaaactaAACATAAATCAACATACAAGAAaatcacacacatataaatttaattaaggtaaaatagaaaatctaataaaaagcaaaacaaaatatatatatatattaaaaatagatagaaaataaaataatatagaaatattaattaatttctaaccaaaggaaaatcctttggttagacacatcctttggttagacacataaaaagtaattttttttggcacaataaaaattaaaatttaagtgaGGAGTaaaggataaaatataattaaatataattaaataaaatgatcatCAAAATGGTCAATAAGCCATTAAAAGTGGCATTCATAATTGGAACAAAAAGCCATAAAAGGCACGATAAAGCCATTAAAGGCACAATAAAATCATCATTAATGACACCCATAAatggttttaaattttgaatctttgaaaaataataaaagtaatcaattttcaaatttgggtGGTAATTGATTATAACTTAAGAAAAGTTGACTAATCTCCATAATATACAGACAACACATTTAAGGAGCATTAAAACACATTTAAGACATATAAATTCAAaaccaatttcaaatttaaatttatcaatttatcaatttaagataattcatttgtatataaacggtcaattaattattcaaattaaagcataatttactcaaattaaaacacaaaaattCAAGTTAATGCATGTAGTGGAAAGTCAAATTCCAaagataaacaaattaaaaaaggaGTCAACTAGCCATTCAAAAATAACTAATTTTAAGATCtgcaattattactattaaaaccaaataatattcaaaattacaaaGCTAAAACTAGAATCACGGAATAAAATTAGTCAGTCAGGCTAATCTAATATTGCAACACGCACTAATTAAGTCACCAGTGCATCAGCTCCACCGTCACCATCCAAGAACCGCAAACAATTATCATGAACACTAGCGAAAACTAAAAATCGAACATGAAGATACAAAACACCAAACGTAACTGatcctatatataataaaagatcGATAATATCTATCCAATCTTTTCAAATTCGGACAAAAATAGATAgaaaaagatgaaaattggatacGAAAACAACCCatacaataataaatttaagcacACAATTATACCTAATCATGAAATATGAATCATCTCACAATAATATATACAGTAAAACAAAAACCAAtcacataatcataatcatgtaggtttatgttttgaaaagatcacacctgttttttttaaagtatttcTGCAGATCTCCAAGGCAAGTTGCTGATGAAGGAGGTGTTGACACCATAGATGGCGTTGCGACTACAAGAGAGGGCTTGGGTGGGAAGTTTTTAACACTACTTAGCAACCGTGGAGAGATCTTTTTTCACCCAACACTTTTAACTTTGCAGATGTAGTTTACCCTTTTTGTTTTATATCGgtctatttcttcattttcctaattatttgtcaaataaaaattgtgacttttttataaattaaattaaccaTTCTGATTAATAACTGATCACTTCGGACGACCGATTTTCTCACATATTCGTTTcataattgaaataaaaaataaatatgatacGCAAActtttttgacaaatgcaagaagatttcattaacttgaatataatacagGCGGGACAAACCCCTAACTGTCGATACAAccaggtggtaaaacaaataacatactaaaaataattatatgatttgtttcatgatcatttaacacatagaatttaaaaatttttgaagctaaaaacaaaatcaaagacatcccaagcgatccaaattgcaccatCTCTGGAAATAGTAACATCGCAGTtgaccatatcacataaaaatcATTGTTAGCCCAATACTCAGAAACACCAATCGCATAAATTGAGATTGGAGAAGCGGTACGACAACTATTTACATTCCAGACACCAGCTATAGATGTGCCGAAGACACCCCAgttatctacatgccggatatcagttatagacatgccgaaagtgtaacCCCTGAAGGACGAACAATCTGTAGTTGTGAAAGGTGAGttcttgcaataatcaccaccgtCCCAGATTCGATACAGTCCTTGcagatcaccaaaaatatcaattataAACTCGTTCTCAACAGATTCAACGCTAAATAAACCCAatcataactaaacaaaaacataaaaaacacTCCAGGAGGAGAGACAAAACACACACTCTAAGAGaagagacacacaaacacccgAGGATTGGGGTTTATTGAGAAGAAAAAcgagaataaaaaatataataatgggGTTGGGGCTTTTCATCAGAGAAAATGAGTGGAAGCCCCTCAAATTaattgaaaatggacaaaccctaattaACGAGAAGAGGGAGTCGGCTATCGAAACtaattatatgataaaaaagACAATGATCATGCTCTTAATATTCATCCATATTCGCATGTATTTTGTATATGCATATGCTACTGATGAGTTTTGCATTATGAAATTGTTTACATCAAATACAGTTCTTgtgaattattatgattttaactttgataaattttgtaacttttttaaaatacgAGGAGGTTGATAGATGTTAGAGAATACTAAAGGGGCAAAAAAATTATTCTGTTATGGACTGTCTATCAAATTCATGAAAAACATGTTTCATATGCGGGTAGAAGTAATCTACTTTGAgcaaagaaatttttaaatgaaagagaaagatttaataaatataaaacattgtcaataaaaataaattgaatagaACAAGAACCCAAATGAAGAAAAATATCGGTCATTTTGTTTCTGtctaaaaaagaaaagattatAAATATAGAGGAATGAGGCCTCTGGGAATAACTCGTAAAttgaataatatcaatatattaaataaaatttacttaattatttgctcaaaaaaaagaaaattcacttaattatttactATTACACGTTCGTAACTTTAGtagcatatatattttttaataagcatcataaatatatttaattttcaaatataaatatttgaattcagATTTAAAAGGTAaagtaaatttataaataatttttttcttaagaaATATAAAACAATTCAGTATAGTAACATACTTTACTTTTCCATTCACATTTTCCTTACaactagcttcttaacccgtgcaaagcacgggttgctttgaattatatttttaatgtatgttatatctttttgttccaaaccaaaccgaacatactcagtatatcccgctagAATCcgaggagggtaagatgtacgcagtcatgcccctacccttaaagtagagagattgtttccgtgaagacccccgtCTTAGTGCACGATACATAAAATAatgtgtgatataatattaatataataccttagcccatggccttcttcacatgcGATTCACCTAAACAATTCTCGTTTATCGATGATGGGTGacaataatctgaaacaaagattTCAAACTGGACAAGAACTGCCATTATTTTCACACTGTTTTGAATTAACTTGATTCCATGTAATCCATCCGGTTCTGCCTCATCTGCGCTACCAAAACAACAAGAGTCAATACATTAACCGTCACCAATCCAACCCAATGGAGCCTCGTTCTTGCCTAAAGCTGTTAACGAaacgaatatttaatgaaatattcggtattcgaattaatttagtaTTATTCGTGTTCGtttattaacaaatacaaattcgaatagataaatattcgtatttgctattcgcttaattattcggaaattaaatattatatatatatatatatatattattttatattatattggaaaaatactatatttcttatttaatagGATTGTGGATTATTGTGGGACCAGATATTATATTAAACCAGCCCAGTCCATATACTAAAAGGTTGAGCCAGTGGAAGTTCTGTTGTATGATCTTGGAATTAATTAAGGCGTATTAAACTTTATATTttggttataattttaattttatttttttttgaattgtaTGATTGTAGTCTGTATAATTAGTACTTTATAGTTTGCTTGAATTGGTGAAGCATGAGAGTTTATAACTTTTGTCACGGGCTAGCACTTCAGTTATTTAGTTCCATTTTGTTTTAAATGAATACCTTAAACGAATACGAATAGTTCGTGAATCTAACCGAATCCGAATACGAAAACAAATCATTATTCGgataataaacaaatacaaatCCGAATATATGTATCTAAACCGaatacaaatatgaaaattaagatATTCGTTTCGAATTCGTTTCGTTAACAGCCCTAATATTGCCTTCTCTCACCCCATGTAATACTTTTGCGGACTATAGTGATACGAATCCAGAACATCCCACTAGAAGAATACGGGTACCCGCCAAAATCATTTAGAAACTGTGTGAAATCTTGTCAAAACCTTCGACGAACTAACATCCATGATGATCcatttgtattaaaaaaataatttgaaatttacatttatttatattttaagtcatattatctTGATATCTAAATGTACACATATcctcaaatatttattaaaatataaatataaaaaatatacattatttaaatttttattatataattaaattgttaCTCACCTAAACTTATTGAGaatttaacataaaaaataagATTCTTACCGAATCGGAGTCTTTATcgtatagttatatattatatttataattgttgtattatatatatatatatatatatatatatatctaattttattaaatcataataattaaatattctaaaaatcggtcgATTAACCGAATAACCGATAATCAGACGGATTTCTTAATCCGATTTGGCAAACTTTGCTTAAGTCGATGGTTAATTGGTCAAAACTGGATTAGTTAGTCAaaatcaggtagaatattaaaatttacaaaatttgcgaggaaagtttaaaattttaaaaatgagtagatatattatataatatatatatatataatattaaattaataaaactatttaaaatttatatctatttgtattttaagtcatattatcttgatgtgtaaatgtacatatatcctcactattatgatatttattaaaatataaataaaaaaatatacactatttaaaattttattatataattaaattactcaCCGAAAATTATTGAatgtttgatataaaaaatgagattcTTGTCGAATCAGAGTCTTTGCCGtacagttatatattatatttataattcttataatatatatatatatataaaatataattttattaaatcataataattaaatattctaaaaatcagcCAATTAACCGAATAATCGATAAATAGACGGATTTTTAATACGATTTGGTAAAATTCGGTTAAATTGATGACTAAAATTACAGATTTTCTGATTTATGCTTTTTACAacattggatatttatttatttgttattaaatcatgattataaatataatatacatatatatattgaagttttaattataaggtaattaatgtatattaatgattagacattaaaggctaataaatacgttagtttaaagtcaataatgaccttttatatagtatataaatatgtgtatggGCCAAGGACAAATTTGgcattttgaattaaattactcagccttgctctattagatatataatagattccCGGGTCAAATTCTCTTAAAAATTGACTCACCAAGTATCTGTtttctgattggctatacataTATTTCCCCCAAACATTTCAACATATTTACCTTTTCCCGCCATTTTTTCCTGGTGTTCCCCAAATTCTATAGCCTCCAATCTAATAACCCAGAAAGCTCTCACTCAGTAAACAACAAAAACCAGTAAAGAAAAATGGGCATCAAAGATCTTTTAAGGTTCTTGAAGCCATATGTTGAGCCTATCCATGTCAAGAAATATGCTGGCAAAAGAGTataatttcttcattttttttcaatttgaaTTGAATCACATTTTGATTGTAtaagtttgtataattttaaattaatgtttGCATCATGTGTGCAGGTCGGGATTGATGCTTATTCATGGTTACATAAAGGAGGTAccttttttcttgattttcaattttttttcttagtaTGTAAAATTAGCTTGGAAGAAATCAGATGACAGTGATtgaaaagttttgattttttttcttctgggTATTGGGGATTGTTTGTATATGTTAGTATGAATATATATTGGTGAAATTATATGAATAGATACATAAAGGAGGTACCTTTTCTTGATATTCTTACAGAATGTATGGTTAGTTTTATAGAACTTGTGTTGCAGTGATTCAAAGTCTAAAACTTTTTTGTAATTGGATGCTGGGATTGATAACATTTTGGTGGAATTATCAGCTTATTCGTGCAGTATGGAGCTTTGTCTAAATATGGATGGTGACAAGAAGTTGCAGTACTTGAAGTACTTTATGCATCGTATTAATCTGCTTCGTTATCATAAAATCACCCCGGTGGTTGTTTTTGATGGGGGGAACCTTCCGTGTAAGGCTGGGACGGAGAATGAGCGCTACATGTATGTTGATTTTGGTTAATGTTGAAATTGAATG of the Daucus carota subsp. sativus chromosome 4, DH1 v3.0, whole genome shotgun sequence genome contains:
- the LOC108217289 gene encoding mannose-specific lectin, which encodes MATFGRCCISMMLVVLVLTSCSVLNVSAKVALYTNESLRAGDQLSNRGFTLAMQADCNLVLYDNSNAIWSTGTAGKGRDCYATMQGDGNLVIYGAQGVVWSSNTVRGLDKYELIVQEDRNVVIYKGAARKSIWDTKTYFHA